A stretch of DNA from uncultured Flavobacterium sp.:
AATATAAAAAGCCCGAATATTTATTTATTCGGGCTTTTTTATTTTTACATTTTAATCTTAGATCTTTTCTATAATCGGAAAATTTCTCGCGCGCATCAAAGCATCAGACTTTGGCGCTCTTCCTCTGAAATCCTCATATCCTTTTTCATTATCAATCGTGTTTCCAACACTAAAAACAGTATCATGCAACCTTTTTGAGACTACTTTGTCATAAGGTCCGTTTGCTTCTGTAAAAGCCTCATAAGCGTCTGCGTTGATTACATCTGCCCATAAATAACTATAATAACCTGCCGCATAACCATCACTCGAAAAAATATGAGCAAATTGCGGAATACGATGGCGCATTACAATTTCTGATGGCATGTTCAGCTTCTTTAAAGTTGTCCTTTCAAATTCATCCGGATTAATGGTTTCAGAAGTTAAATGAAGCTCCATATCTACAAAAGAACTCGATATTGTTTCTACAGTTGCAAAACCTTCATTAAAATTAGCAGCCATTTCAATCTTATCCACCATTGATTGTGGCAATGGCTCATTTGTTTTATAATGCAAAGCAAACTTATTCAAAACCTCAGGAGTTGCCAGCCAATGCTCAAAAATCTGTGAAGGAAACTCAACATAATCTCTCGCTACTGAAGTTCCCGATAAACTTGGATACGTAACATTCGAACACAAACCATGAAGAGCATGACCAAATTCATGAAACAAAGTCGTAGCATCGTCCCACGAAATCAAAACCGATTCGTTTGCATTGCCTTTTATAAAATTGCAATTATTAGAAACTATTGGAAGCGTGTTTTCTAACTTTTGCTGGTCACGATAAGAACTCATCCAGGCACCTGAACGTTTTCCAGTTCTTGCATAAGGATCAAAATACCATAATCCTACTATCTTTCCTGTACTTTTATTACTTACTTCCCAAACACGCACATCTGGATGAAATACCGCAATGTCAGCAATTTGTTTAAATTTCAAATCAAACAATTCACCGGCAACCCAGAACATTCCTTCGCGTAAATTCTCCAATTGCAAATACTGCTTTATCTCATTTTGATCTAAATCATATTTTGCTTTTCTAACTTTCTCGGCATAATAACGATAATCCCAAGGCTGGATTTTAAAATTTCCTCCTTCGGCATCTACTACATTTTGCATTTCGGCAACATCATTATGCACCTTTTCAACAGCTGGTTTCCAAACAGACTGCATCAATTCTAAAGTTTTCTCAGGGTCTTTTGCCATTTTATTTGACAAACTCCAATGCGCAAAAGAAGGAAACCCAAGTAATTTTGCCTTTTGACTGCGCAATTGCAAAATCGTAATAAGCGTTTCGTTAGTATCATTTTTATTACCATTATCGCCCCGTTTCACAAAAATCTCAAACGCCTTTTCTCTTAAATCTCTACGATCAGAAAATGTTAAAAAAGGTTCAATTGAAGAACGGGTATTAGCAATACATCCTAAGGCATCAATTTTTCTATTTTTCGCTTCAGCGATTGCAGCATTTTTTATTTCCAAAGGCAAACCATCAAAATCCCTCTCCTCTTTGAGTTCAATAAACTGATTGTTTTCCTCAGCTAGTAAATTTTGGCTAAATCTCGTAAAAAGCGTTGCTAATTCCTGATTAATCTTACCTACTTTTTCCTTATTCAAATCATCCAATTCAGCACCCTCACGAACAAAATCTGTATAATACAACCAAATCAAGCGTTGTTGCTCACTGCTTAATTTCTTTTTTTCTTCCGAACTATATAAAGTTTCAATTCGAGAAAAAAGTCCCTTATTCTGATACATTTTATCATTCAGTTCAGATAATTTTGGTGACATTTCCGTTTCAACAATCCCAAATTCAGAGGTGAAAATATTCGAACTATAAATTCCAAAAGCAGTATGAATTCGCGCAATCTTTTTCCCTGAATTTTCCAATGCAGCAATTGTATTTTCAAATGTTGGTGCCTCCGGATTATTTGCAATAGCACCAAATTCAGCAATATTTTCCTGAATAGCTATTTCTATTGCAGGTTTAAAATCTGAAACCTGATATTCGTTAAAAGCAGGAACTCCACCATACAAACCGCTCCATTTTTGAAGTAAAGGATTATTCGAATGTATTTGTTGATCGACAGTTAATAAAATCTCACTCATGATATAATTGATATAATTTTTTTCGCATTATTAGTTAAAAAAAAAAAACAAGTTCTTACTTACCCAAAAGTACCCAAAATTCAGGAATCAAAAGGAAGTTTAACATTCCAAATATTTTAAAAACCATAACATACAATTCGTAAAACCCTTCTTTAACTTAAAAAGAAATAACTTAAATTTGAAATCTCATTTATTAATTAAATATGTTTAAAACCAGAAAAGAGATCGTTTTTGTAATTTTAGCGGGCATTTTTATAACCAACGCTGTTGTAGCAGAACTTATTGGAGGAAAATTAATTCAAATTGGACCATTTGTAATGAGTATAGGTATTTTACCCTGGCCTATTGTATTCCTCACCACCGATTTAATAAATGAATATTTTGGAGAAAAAGGAGTTAAAAAACTCTCTTTTATAACTGCCTGCTTAATTGCTTATGCTTTTTTTATATTATTTATGGCCATAGTAATTCCGGCGGCAAGAGGAATTAGCCCCGTAAACGACAACCAATTTCACGCTGTTTTTGGACAAAGTATGTGGATTATTGTCGGGAGCTTAATTGCGTTTATGGCATCTCAAATAATTGACGTTTGGATATTTTGGTTTTTCAAAAGACGAACCGGAGAAAGAAAAATATGGCTTAGAACAACAGGGTCAACCGTAATCTCTCAATTATTTGACTCTTTTATTGTACTTGGAATTGCCTTTTGGTTGCCTGGAAAAATTGATTTTAACACTTTTATTTCATCAGGATTAATTGGATATACTTTTAAATTAGCAATCGCCATTTTATTGACCCCTGCAATTTATGCCGGACATCATTTGATTAAAAAATATCTGGAAAACGACCCTAATCACAAAAATAACGAATCGAAATAATGGCAACGCAAGAACTAATAAGATGTAGCTGGTGCACCTCTAGCGAGTTATATAAAAAATATCATGACGAAGAATGGGGCGTTCCGGTTTATGACGATCCTACTTTGTTTGAATTTTTAATTCTGGAAACTTTTCAGGCCGGTTTAAGTTGGATTACCATTTTAAACAAAAGAGAAAATTTTAAAAATGCATTTGATCATTTCGATTATAAAAAAATAGCTAATTATTCTGAAAACAAAATAGAAGAATTATTACAGAATACAGGAATTATTCGCAACAAACTTAAAATCAAAGCAGCAGTTTCAAATGCGCAGGCTTTTATAAAGGTCCAGGAAGAATTTGGAACTTTCTCTGATTATATCTGGAAATTTACTAACGGAAATCCCATCATAAACAATCCGAAAACCTCAAAAGATGTTCCGGCTACTACTCCACTTTCAGACGAAATCAGTAAAGATTTAAAAAAAAGAGGATTCAAATTTGTTGGCTCAACAGTAATTTACGCACACATGCAAGCCACTGGAATGGTCAATGATCACGCCGAAGATTGCTGGACGAGAAAGAAATAGTTTTAGTCTCAGTTTTCAGTCTCAGTAGCAGTTTTCAAAACTTAAAACCTGAAACTTAAAACTTTTAAACAAAATTACATATATTTGCTTCACACTTTAGGGGTGTCTACAACTTGTAGGCTGAGATTTTACCCTCTGAACCTGATCTAGTTCATACTAGCGTAGGGAAAAGTAAGATGACTTCTGCGCGCATTTCTATGCGTAATTGTAGCCATTCCTAAGGTATAGATTCACCAAAGTGAATCTTAGATAAACCAAAAAACAAAGGAATGGAACTAAAAATCAACCAACAATCTAAACATTTCGATGCTGAATCGCTAAGCGTTCAATCATTGCTCGATCTCGAAATTCCGCACAAACAAAACGGAATCGCCGTTGCCATTAACAACACCGTTGTTCCAAAAATCAAATGGAACGAATTCCTCGTACAAGAAACCGACGAAATCTTAATTATTTCTGCCACGCAAGGTGGTTAGGTTTAAATTCCAAAAAATAAATTCCAATTTCCAATTTCATATAGGACGTAGACACACTGTGGTCCGTCTCTACGGAAACCTCGCAAAAAAACACAATCTACATCAACCTGAAACTTGAAACCTGAAACAAAAAAACTATGACTACAGAAGAACAAATTTCCAAAACCCCATTTCCGAACTCCAAAAAAGTATATGTAAACGGAGAAATTCATCCCATAAAAGTAGCTATGCGCGAAGTCATTTTAAGTGACACAAAACTTTCAAATCGCGGTATTGAGAAAAATCCACCCGTAACTGTTTACGATACATCTGGCGCTTATACAGACCCAAATATCGAAATCGACATTAGAAAAGGATTACCTCGCTTGCGCGAAAATTGGATTCTAGACCGAAATGACGTCGAAATCTTAAACGAAATAACTTCTGATTACGGACAAACCCGTTTAAAAGACGAAAGTCTAAATCATCTTCGTTTTGAATATTTGCATCAACCAAAAAGAGCAAAAAAAGGTGCAAACGTAACACAATTGTATTACGCAAAACAAGGTGTCATAACACCAGAAATGGAATATATTGCCATTCGTGAAAATCAACGAATCGAGCTTTTGAACGAGCAAACCAAAGCGATGCAATGCCAACATGCCGGACATAGTTTTGGAGCCAACACGCCAAAAAGCAAGATTACGCCAGAATTTGTTCGTAGCGAAGTAGCTTGCGGAAGAGCTATAATTCCAAACAATATCAATCACCCTGAAAGTGAACCTATGATTGTAGGTCGTAACTTTTTAGTAAAAATAAATGCCAATATCGGAAACAGTGCTGTAACTTCAAGCATTGAAGAAGAAGTTGAAAAAGCTGTTTGGGCCTGTCGTTGGGGTGCTGACACGATTATGGATTTATCAACTGGCAAGAACATTCACGAAACCAGAGAATGGATTATTCGTAATTCACCGGTTCCAATTGGTACAGTTCCTATTTATCAAGCATTAGAAAAAGTAAAAGGAATTGCCGAGGATTTAACTTGGGAAGTTTTCCGTGACACTTTAATAGAACAAGCAGAACAAGGAGTTTCATACTTCACTATTCATGCCGGTGTTTTATTACGATACATTCATTTGACTGCTGATCGTGTTACCGGAATCGTTTCTCGTGGTGGTTCTATTATGGCTAAATGGTGCTTGTTTCATCACAAAGAAAACTTTTTATATACCCATTTCGAAGAAATCTGCGAAATCATGAAACAATATGATGTAGCTTTTTCGTTAGGAGATGGTCTACGTCCGGGCTCAATTGCCGATGCAAATGATGCTGCCCAATTTGCCGAATTAGAAACTTTAGGCGAACTTACTAAAATTGCATGGAAACACGATGTACAGGTTTTTATTGAAGGCCCAGGTCACGTACCGATGCACATGATTAAGGAGAATATGGACAAACAATTAGAACATTGCAGTGAAGCTCCGTTTTACACACTTGGACCATTAACAACAGATATCGCGCCGGGTTACGACCATATCACATCGGCAATTGGAGCTGCAATGATTGGCTGGTATGGCTGCGCAATGTTATGCTATGTTACACCAAAAGAACACCTTGGTTTGCCTAATAAAAAAGACGTAAAAGATGGTGTTATAACTTATAAAATATCTGCGCATGCCGCTGATTTAGCCAAAGGTCATCCGGGAGCACAATATAGAGACAATGCATTGAGTAAAGCGCGTTTTGAATTCCGTTGGGAAGATCAGTTCAATTTGTCCTTAGATCCGGATACTGCAAGAGAATTTCACGATGAAACCCTTCCTGCTGATGGTGCAAAAGTCGCTCATTTTTGTTCGATGTGTGGTCCAAAATTCTGTTCTATGAAAATATCTCAGGAAATCAGAGATGTCGCCGCTGCCGAAAAAGGCATGCAGGAGAAATCAGAAGAATTTATCGAGCAAGGAAAAGAAATCTATATCTAAACAGAAGAAAGACTAAAGAAAAAAGACAATGATTGTAATTACAAATCCTTCTGCAATTGCTAGCGAAATCAGCATTATTGATTCTTTATTTGAAGAAGGATTGTCTTTGCTTCATATCAGGAAACCTGATTTTTCTGAGATCGAAATGACCCAATTTCTTGACCAGATAAAATTAGAATTTCGATCTGGTTTAGTCTTGCACAATCATCATCAATTGGCAGAAGATTTTGGAATTAATCGAATACACTTTTCTGAAACAGCAAGAAAAGACAAACCATTAAATAGTACTAATGGTGTTATTTTTTCAACATCAACACATACAATAGAAAATTTCAATGTTTTAGAACATCATTTTAATTACGCTTTTCTAAGTCCCGTTTTTACCAGTATTTCTAAGGAAGACTATCATCCAAAAGAAAACCTTTTTGAAGCTTTAAAATCAAGAACAAACAGGAATGCAAAAATTATTGCTTTAGGAGGAATTGATTTAGAAAATATCAAAAAAACACTTGAAAATGGCTTTGACGATATAGCTCTTTTAGGAAGTATCTGGAAAAATGAAAACCCAATAAAAAAATTCAAATTATGTCAAAAAGCCGCCCTTTCGTTCTCAGTATAGCAGGTTTTGATCCTACTGCCGGTGCCGGCGTTTTGGCTGATATCAAAACATTTGAACAGCATCAGGTAACTGGTTTTGCAATTACAACGGCAAACACAATTCAAACCGAAAATGAGTTTTTTGAAATTGAATGGACGAAGTTAAGTTTTGTCATTCGCTCCATTGAAACGCTATTTCAAAACTATAAAATCAAAAGCGTTAAAATAGGAATCGTTCCTTCTTTACACTATTTGAATCGGATTCTTTCAACAATTAAATTGTTA
This window harbors:
- a CDS encoding M3 family metallopeptidase; its protein translation is MSEILLTVDQQIHSNNPLLQKWSGLYGGVPAFNEYQVSDFKPAIEIAIQENIAEFGAIANNPEAPTFENTIAALENSGKKIARIHTAFGIYSSNIFTSEFGIVETEMSPKLSELNDKMYQNKGLFSRIETLYSSEEKKKLSSEQQRLIWLYYTDFVREGAELDDLNKEKVGKINQELATLFTRFSQNLLAEENNQFIELKEERDFDGLPLEIKNAAIAEAKNRKIDALGCIANTRSSIEPFLTFSDRRDLREKAFEIFVKRGDNGNKNDTNETLITILQLRSQKAKLLGFPSFAHWSLSNKMAKDPEKTLELMQSVWKPAVEKVHNDVAEMQNVVDAEGGNFKIQPWDYRYYAEKVRKAKYDLDQNEIKQYLQLENLREGMFWVAGELFDLKFKQIADIAVFHPDVRVWEVSNKSTGKIVGLWYFDPYARTGKRSGAWMSSYRDQQKLENTLPIVSNNCNFIKGNANESVLISWDDATTLFHEFGHALHGLCSNVTYPSLSGTSVARDYVEFPSQIFEHWLATPEVLNKFALHYKTNEPLPQSMVDKIEMAANFNEGFATVETISSSFVDMELHLTSETINPDEFERTTLKKLNMPSEIVMRHRIPQFAHIFSSDGYAAGYYSYLWADVINADAYEAFTEANGPYDKVVSKRLHDTVFSVGNTIDNEKGYEDFRGRAPKSDALMRARNFPIIEKI
- a CDS encoding queuosine precursor transporter, with the protein product MFKTRKEIVFVILAGIFITNAVVAELIGGKLIQIGPFVMSIGILPWPIVFLTTDLINEYFGEKGVKKLSFITACLIAYAFFILFMAIVIPAARGISPVNDNQFHAVFGQSMWIIVGSLIAFMASQIIDVWIFWFFKRRTGERKIWLRTTGSTVISQLFDSFIVLGIAFWLPGKIDFNTFISSGLIGYTFKLAIAILLTPAIYAGHHLIKKYLENDPNHKNNESK
- a CDS encoding DNA-3-methyladenine glycosylase I, producing MATQELIRCSWCTSSELYKKYHDEEWGVPVYDDPTLFEFLILETFQAGLSWITILNKRENFKNAFDHFDYKKIANYSENKIEELLQNTGIIRNKLKIKAAVSNAQAFIKVQEEFGTFSDYIWKFTNGNPIINNPKTSKDVPATTPLSDEISKDLKKRGFKFVGSTVIYAHMQATGMVNDHAEDCWTRKK
- the thiS gene encoding sulfur carrier protein ThiS → MELKINQQSKHFDAESLSVQSLLDLEIPHKQNGIAVAINNTVVPKIKWNEFLVQETDEILIISATQGG
- the thiC gene encoding phosphomethylpyrimidine synthase ThiC is translated as MTTEEQISKTPFPNSKKVYVNGEIHPIKVAMREVILSDTKLSNRGIEKNPPVTVYDTSGAYTDPNIEIDIRKGLPRLRENWILDRNDVEILNEITSDYGQTRLKDESLNHLRFEYLHQPKRAKKGANVTQLYYAKQGVITPEMEYIAIRENQRIELLNEQTKAMQCQHAGHSFGANTPKSKITPEFVRSEVACGRAIIPNNINHPESEPMIVGRNFLVKINANIGNSAVTSSIEEEVEKAVWACRWGADTIMDLSTGKNIHETREWIIRNSPVPIGTVPIYQALEKVKGIAEDLTWEVFRDTLIEQAEQGVSYFTIHAGVLLRYIHLTADRVTGIVSRGGSIMAKWCLFHHKENFLYTHFEEICEIMKQYDVAFSLGDGLRPGSIADANDAAQFAELETLGELTKIAWKHDVQVFIEGPGHVPMHMIKENMDKQLEHCSEAPFYTLGPLTTDIAPGYDHITSAIGAAMIGWYGCAMLCYVTPKEHLGLPNKKDVKDGVITYKISAHAADLAKGHPGAQYRDNALSKARFEFRWEDQFNLSLDPDTAREFHDETLPADGAKVAHFCSMCGPKFCSMKISQEIRDVAAAEKGMQEKSEEFIEQGKEIYI
- a CDS encoding thiamine phosphate synthase — translated: MIVITNPSAIASEISIIDSLFEEGLSLLHIRKPDFSEIEMTQFLDQIKLEFRSGLVLHNHHQLAEDFGINRIHFSETARKDKPLNSTNGVIFSTSTHTIENFNVLEHHFNYAFLSPVFTSISKEDYHPKENLFEALKSRTNRNAKIIALGGIDLENIKKTLENGFDDIALLGSIWKNENPIKKFKLCQKAALSFSV